From Polynucleobacter sp. MWH-Braz-FAM2G, a single genomic window includes:
- a CDS encoding alpha/beta hydrolase: MNSRTKVIHIEGVVGSMEMSIDLPDELKNNPAFSVRGLALVAHPHPLLGGTMDNKVAQTMARAFNQLGYVSVRPNFRGVGGTEGIHDDGVGELEDLLHVTDWMRTPSSWGEYEVTANQSWVTSANTLPLVVSGFSFGSFVGSHLVQRLAELGRPAERLVMVGSAAGKWTLSPVPADTILIHGELDETIPLIDVLDWARPQELTVQVVPGADHFFHRRLHCIRNIITGAWLGMPDHRK; encoded by the coding sequence ATGAATAGTCGCACAAAAGTAATTCATATTGAAGGCGTTGTTGGATCAATGGAGATGTCTATTGATCTTCCTGATGAATTAAAAAATAATCCCGCATTTTCTGTACGTGGTTTAGCGCTTGTTGCGCATCCTCATCCACTTTTGGGTGGCACCATGGACAACAAAGTAGCGCAAACTATGGCGCGTGCATTTAATCAATTAGGTTATGTGAGTGTGCGCCCAAACTTTCGTGGAGTGGGCGGAACCGAGGGCATTCATGATGATGGTGTTGGAGAGCTAGAAGATTTGCTCCATGTTACTGATTGGATGCGGACTCCTTCGAGTTGGGGAGAGTATGAGGTAACCGCCAATCAATCTTGGGTAACGAGCGCCAATACTTTGCCTTTGGTTGTATCTGGCTTTTCTTTCGGAAGTTTTGTTGGCAGTCATTTAGTGCAAAGACTTGCGGAACTGGGGCGCCCCGCAGAACGCCTTGTCATGGTGGGTAGTGCCGCTGGTAAGTGGACGCTATCACCAGTTCCTGCAGATACGATTTTGATACACGGCGAATTAGATGAAACCATTCCTTTGATTGATGTCTTGGATTGGGCTCGCCCGCAGGAGCTCACCGTGCAAGTTGTGCCTGGTGCCGATCATTTCTTCCATCGTCGTTTACATTGCATTCGCAACATCATTACTGGCGCATGGTTGGGTATGCCAGATCATCGTAAATAA
- a CDS encoding ferredoxin, with protein sequence MSFSHHLFFCLNQRGNGEECCDQHNAFALFDFAKKRVKELGLSGPGKIRVNKAGCLDRCAEGPVMVVYPEGVWYTLVDVDDVEEIIQSHLIEGRPVERLQLA encoded by the coding sequence ATGAGTTTTTCACACCATCTATTTTTTTGTTTAAATCAACGTGGCAATGGCGAGGAGTGTTGTGATCAGCACAATGCCTTTGCTTTATTTGATTTCGCAAAAAAAAGAGTGAAGGAGCTCGGTCTCTCTGGGCCAGGGAAGATTCGTGTAAATAAAGCTGGATGCTTAGATCGATGTGCTGAAGGTCCTGTAATGGTCGTTTATCCAGAGGGTGTTTGGTATACCTTGGTTGATGTGGATGATGTTGAAGAAATTATTCAATCTCATTTAATCGAAGGGCGCCCTGTAGAGCGCTTGCAATTAGCTTAG
- a CDS encoding VanZ family protein encodes MDHKDQRPRKLAWPLQAMPLARAICLSYALLIIYVSLNPFDFDFQNGIAAWAWLDAPLPRFITLFDVSVNILAYIPFGFLVMFASYPRWRNFVALGIAIGLSAFLAFVVETLQSWLPTRIPSQMDWWANVLGGLLGGLLAIPLGPQWLSGSTIRRHFDQWFGLNWAACALFILFPWSQIYPQSSWLGTGVWGHAIFGSVDWGTLVINHVIQETVITSLCWLGVALLLSLGLRQKAPQVRILNGLLGLTVLIKILFSGLQFGAEFSFIWLTAGALWGMFLGSLLLSWALKLEPRVKFWLALICLVGTTIAVNILPDNPYFILTLRHWYQGRLLHFNELMQWVSVVWLPMALVWMIWSAFKFKQSH; translated from the coding sequence ATGGATCATAAAGATCAACGACCACGGAAATTAGCTTGGCCTTTGCAGGCTATGCCTTTAGCCAGGGCTATATGTCTTAGCTACGCACTTTTGATCATCTATGTGAGCCTAAACCCATTTGATTTTGATTTTCAGAATGGCATAGCTGCTTGGGCATGGCTGGATGCCCCATTGCCTCGTTTTATTACATTATTTGATGTGTCGGTCAACATTTTGGCTTACATCCCATTTGGATTTTTGGTAATGTTTGCAAGCTATCCACGTTGGCGTAACTTTGTTGCGCTAGGGATTGCTATTGGTTTGAGCGCCTTTCTGGCATTTGTTGTGGAAACATTGCAATCTTGGTTGCCTACCCGAATACCGAGTCAGATGGACTGGTGGGCTAATGTTTTGGGGGGTCTGTTAGGTGGCTTATTGGCCATTCCTTTAGGCCCTCAGTGGCTTTCTGGAAGCACAATTCGTCGCCATTTCGATCAGTGGTTTGGCTTAAATTGGGCAGCTTGTGCCCTCTTCATACTATTCCCATGGTCACAAATTTATCCACAAAGCTCATGGCTTGGAACTGGTGTTTGGGGCCATGCAATTTTTGGTTCGGTTGATTGGGGTACTTTAGTTATTAATCATGTGATTCAAGAGACCGTTATTACCTCGCTCTGTTGGCTTGGAGTTGCCTTGCTGCTGTCCTTGGGGTTGCGCCAAAAGGCGCCACAAGTGCGCATTCTGAATGGGCTTCTAGGTTTAACAGTGCTCATTAAAATTTTGTTTAGCGGTCTTCAATTTGGCGCGGAGTTTAGCTTTATTTGGCTAACTGCAGGGGCGCTTTGGGGAATGTTCTTGGGTAGTCTCTTATTAAGTTGGGCTCTGAAGCTCGAGCCGAGAGTTAAATTTTGGCTGGCCTTAATTTGTTTAGTTGGCACCACAATCGCCGTCAATATTTTGCCTGACAATCCTTATTTCATACTGACACTCAGACACTGGTATCAAGGGCGTTTATTGCATTTTAATGAGTTGATGCAGTGGGTTTCGGTAGTATGGTTACCTATGGCTCTAGTTTGGATGATCTGGAGCGCTTTTAAGTTTAAACAATCACACTGA
- a CDS encoding biotin--[acetyl-CoA-carboxylase] ligase: MTANCILERVNETRSTNDDLLERWRAGELIDPVARIAHKQTAGKGRAGRSWLTNPDDSLCFSIAFPFKRTPAQLSGLSLSVGLAVIAGIAQACNLSERELQRAGLCLKWPNDLLLNRAKLGGILIEGGQAKSGDSTWMIIGIGINLRNSEAIESNLDNGLKVGSLAQLTDSLPDIEYLWLQLIASLEHILAEFDLYGFDLYKEHWMKWDAYRDQSVCISGVGKDPIYGIAKGVDEKGALLLQQQNQTIAIHAGDVSLRMQS, from the coding sequence ATGACAGCAAATTGCATCCTTGAGCGCGTTAATGAAACCAGATCAACAAATGACGATCTTTTGGAGCGCTGGCGCGCAGGAGAGTTAATTGATCCAGTAGCTCGTATTGCCCACAAGCAAACTGCTGGCAAAGGAAGAGCAGGTAGGTCATGGCTCACCAATCCAGATGACTCTCTATGTTTCTCGATAGCCTTTCCTTTTAAAAGAACCCCCGCCCAATTAAGCGGATTGAGTTTATCTGTTGGTTTAGCAGTTATAGCCGGCATCGCTCAGGCTTGCAATTTAAGCGAAAGAGAACTTCAACGAGCTGGTTTATGTTTGAAATGGCCAAACGACTTGTTGCTAAACAGAGCAAAACTCGGTGGCATCCTTATCGAAGGCGGGCAAGCAAAATCTGGTGACTCCACCTGGATGATTATTGGCATTGGCATTAATCTACGCAATTCAGAAGCTATTGAATCAAATCTAGATAACGGACTTAAGGTTGGCTCCTTAGCTCAGTTAACAGACTCGTTACCTGATATTGAATACCTTTGGCTTCAATTAATAGCGTCTCTTGAACACATTCTTGCTGAATTTGATTTATATGGTTTTGATTTGTATAAAGAGCATTGGATGAAATGGGATGCATATCGAGATCAATCTGTATGCATCTCTGGCGTTGGTAAAGATCCCATTTACGGAATCGCCAAAGGTGTTGATGAAAAGGGAGCGTTACTATTGCAGCAACAAAACCAAACCATTGCTATTCATGCAGGTGATGTTTCATTGCGGATGCAATCATGA
- a CDS encoding type III pantothenate kinase translates to MSLYLFFDVGNTRLKWAAVESTQNPSDQQKKLWAYSGSISSKTLQSEEHRSELADYISKTLPKPAVIGFSCVAGDEAVAQLKLLFPQWNDIDWRQLRGDSVFVGMRSLYKEPSKLGADRWAALIGARALSNKNTLIVNAGTATTIDLLGSNGVHYGGWILPGLGLMQESLQSKTAQLPLATREDHQEQFGTTTNEAIISGCDAAQIGAIQFALMQAKEINIPVEKILLDGGNAKILSKEISQTNLPSKQLIEITEGLVLRGTWAWLIQQL, encoded by the coding sequence ATGAGTCTTTATTTATTTTTTGATGTTGGTAATACGCGCCTCAAATGGGCAGCAGTCGAATCTACACAAAATCCAAGCGATCAACAAAAAAAACTGTGGGCTTATTCGGGATCCATTTCTAGCAAAACCTTGCAATCAGAGGAACATCGATCAGAGTTAGCAGACTATATTTCCAAAACACTTCCAAAGCCAGCAGTCATTGGATTTTCTTGTGTCGCAGGGGATGAAGCAGTAGCTCAACTTAAATTACTTTTTCCTCAGTGGAATGATATTGATTGGAGGCAGTTAAGAGGTGACAGCGTATTTGTCGGAATGCGAAGCCTATACAAAGAGCCTAGCAAACTCGGCGCTGACCGCTGGGCTGCACTAATTGGAGCCCGTGCCCTATCCAACAAAAATACCTTAATTGTGAATGCTGGTACCGCTACCACCATCGATTTACTTGGCTCTAATGGCGTACATTACGGTGGATGGATCTTGCCTGGTCTTGGGCTAATGCAAGAAAGTCTACAAAGCAAAACTGCGCAACTCCCTTTAGCCACTCGAGAAGATCATCAGGAACAATTTGGAACAACGACTAATGAGGCAATTATTAGTGGTTGTGATGCAGCACAGATCGGTGCAATACAGTTTGCTCTCATGCAGGCTAAAGAAATAAATATTCCAGTTGAGAAAATTTTGCTGGATGGCGGTAACGCCAAAATCCTATCAAAAGAGATTTCTCAAACAAACTTACCAAGCAAGCAATTAATCGAAATAACGGAAGGGTTAGTTTTACGCGGAACTTGGGCGTGGCTAATACAGCAACTTTAA
- the rfaE2 gene encoding D-glycero-beta-D-manno-heptose 1-phosphate adenylyltransferase, with the protein MSQLSSPSFEAKICPPEQLSARLAKLPRPLVFTNGVFDILHRGHASYLAQARALGASLVVGVNSDASVKMLGKGDDRPINSEADRQALLAALESVDMAILFTEQTPVNLIEKIRPDIYVKGGDYEIDKLAETDLVKSWGGKAVAIPFLYERSTTSLLGKIRA; encoded by the coding sequence ATGAGCCAGCTATCATCCCCCTCTTTTGAAGCCAAGATCTGCCCTCCAGAGCAATTAAGTGCTCGTTTGGCAAAGCTTCCCCGTCCCTTGGTGTTTACTAATGGAGTCTTCGATATATTGCATCGTGGACACGCCAGCTATTTGGCGCAAGCCCGTGCTTTAGGGGCTAGTTTGGTAGTGGGCGTTAATTCAGATGCTTCTGTGAAGATGTTGGGCAAAGGTGATGACAGGCCGATTAATTCTGAAGCGGATCGTCAGGCCTTGTTGGCTGCACTAGAGAGTGTCGATATGGCGATATTATTTACCGAACAAACGCCAGTTAATTTAATTGAAAAGATTCGCCCTGACATTTACGTCAAGGGTGGTGATTATGAAATCGATAAGCTAGCTGAGACTGATTTAGTAAAAAGTTGGGGCGGTAAAGCAGTTGCTATACCTTTTTTGTATGAACGCTCTACAACAAGTCTTTTGGGCAAGATACGAGCTTAA
- a CDS encoding glutathione peroxidase has product MNCLLGLFALFLFGLQPANAMNNCSPLLSHTFPRLQDEAPQSLCQYQGKVILVVNTASFCGFTSQYEGLEKIYAKYKDQGFVVLGFPSNDFGQQEPGSNKEIADFCKNTYDVKFPMFAKSAVSGSSPNPFFKMLIAKTGTTPKWNFYKYLIDRNGNVVDSFGSMTKPTSSSITGQIEKLLGEKAQ; this is encoded by the coding sequence ATGAATTGCCTCTTGGGTCTATTTGCCCTTTTTTTATTTGGCCTTCAACCTGCTAATGCCATGAATAATTGCAGTCCACTACTCTCACACACCTTTCCTCGTTTACAGGATGAAGCTCCGCAAAGCCTTTGCCAATATCAGGGTAAAGTCATTTTGGTTGTTAATACAGCCAGCTTCTGTGGATTTACCAGTCAATATGAAGGCTTAGAAAAAATTTACGCCAAATACAAAGATCAGGGATTTGTGGTGCTCGGCTTTCCATCGAATGATTTTGGGCAACAAGAACCTGGAAGCAATAAGGAAATTGCGGATTTCTGCAAGAATACTTATGACGTGAAATTTCCGATGTTCGCCAAGAGTGCCGTCTCCGGAAGCAGCCCAAATCCTTTTTTTAAGATGTTAATTGCCAAAACAGGCACAACTCCTAAATGGAATTTTTATAAGTATTTAATCGATCGAAATGGCAATGTGGTGGATTCCTTTGGCAGCATGACCAAACCAACTAGTAGCAGCATTACAGGCCAAATTGAAAAGCTTCTAGGAGAAAAAGCTCAGTGA
- a CDS encoding NAD(P)/FAD-dependent oxidoreductase — protein MSKKHIAIIGAGISGLGCAYALKHHPEFAITLYEAGDHIGGHSNTVDFNCSINGKEITHGVDTGFLVFNRKTYPRLVRLFEEIDAPIAPSEMSFSVSIDSFSKSGSSKKIEWAGNDINSFFGQRANLLSPSFWRMAYDILRFNRLATRLAHEQIDAGHQYKEPDEKIADFLERHRFSQSFKENYFLPMIGAIWSCSVDQMLAFPIQTMVRFCHNHGLLQIQNRPQWLTIKGGSREYVKRIVTALENHQVTIKRERILQVNTNRDDGQVEVISKNGSSYFDEVVMACHSDQTLDLVRGIDQQSRNILAAIPYQQNRAILHTDIHFLPNAKRCWAAWNYTAKSGDKPSAKQHVSVNYLINRLQPLPEQLKDTQIIVSLNPSQEPDPKLVHQEIHYSHPVFDMKAIQAQKELPLIQGTSSIWYCGAWTGFGFHEDGLRSGELVAEALIESVRQPIKTKQDS, from the coding sequence GTGAGCAAAAAACATATTGCCATTATTGGCGCGGGTATCTCTGGTTTAGGTTGTGCCTATGCTTTAAAACACCACCCAGAATTTGCAATTACTCTCTATGAAGCTGGTGATCACATTGGTGGTCACAGCAATACAGTTGATTTCAATTGCAGTATCAACGGCAAGGAAATCACCCATGGGGTAGATACAGGGTTCTTAGTATTTAATCGCAAGACATACCCCCGCCTAGTTCGCCTATTTGAAGAGATTGATGCGCCAATTGCCCCATCAGAAATGTCTTTTTCAGTATCAATCGATTCATTTTCAAAATCTGGATCGTCTAAGAAGATCGAATGGGCTGGTAATGACATCAATTCTTTCTTTGGGCAAAGAGCTAATCTTCTTTCTCCATCCTTTTGGAGAATGGCCTATGACATCTTGCGCTTTAATCGCTTAGCGACTCGATTGGCACATGAGCAAATTGATGCCGGTCATCAATACAAAGAGCCCGATGAAAAAATTGCGGATTTTTTAGAGCGACATCGTTTTAGTCAAAGCTTTAAAGAAAATTATTTTTTACCGATGATTGGTGCTATCTGGTCATGCTCAGTCGATCAGATGCTTGCATTCCCTATTCAGACTATGGTGCGCTTTTGTCACAATCATGGTCTTTTGCAAATCCAAAATCGCCCTCAATGGTTAACGATTAAAGGTGGATCACGCGAGTATGTAAAAAGAATTGTTACAGCACTAGAAAATCATCAAGTAACCATCAAGCGAGAGCGAATTTTACAAGTAAATACAAATCGTGATGATGGTCAGGTTGAGGTTATTAGCAAAAATGGGTCTTCCTATTTCGATGAAGTAGTTATGGCTTGTCATAGCGATCAAACCTTAGATTTAGTGCGTGGAATTGATCAACAATCTAGAAATATCCTTGCAGCTATTCCTTATCAACAAAATCGAGCGATTTTGCATACTGACATCCACTTCTTACCAAATGCGAAACGTTGCTGGGCGGCTTGGAATTACACTGCCAAGTCTGGTGACAAACCAAGCGCAAAACAACATGTCAGTGTTAACTATTTAATCAATCGCTTGCAACCACTCCCAGAGCAACTTAAGGATACGCAAATTATTGTTAGTCTAAATCCCTCTCAAGAGCCAGACCCAAAACTAGTGCACCAAGAGATCCACTATTCACACCCCGTCTTTGACATGAAAGCAATACAAGCACAAAAGGAGTTGCCTTTAATTCAAGGGACTTCATCCATTTGGTATTGCGGAGCATGGACAGGTTTTGGATTCCATGAGGATGGCTTACGATCCGGCGAATTAGTTGCTGAAGCCCTTATCGAAAGCGTTCGTCAACCAATCAAAACCAAGCAAGACAGCTAG
- a CDS encoding DUF1365 domain-containing protein — translation MPQAKINFGVVKHQRIRPSRNAFGYGVFTISIPMRARGANPELLKQSGLSDNKWGFCAFFDKDHGLGGKDSLAWIEQILADHQVTNVDGEIWLQTFPRVLGYVFNPVSFWICTRADGKVQAVLAEVNNTFGERHCYLLHKDSGEELFSGETLTSKKVFHVSPFCEVRGEYHFRFLFPKDSSSGKNNVCRIELHEDGQPLINTSISGVSRPLSHANVILALLRYPLMSLGVILRIHWQALKLWVKGVPFHSKPKPPELEVSR, via the coding sequence ATGCCACAAGCAAAAATTAACTTTGGCGTAGTAAAGCATCAACGCATTCGGCCAAGCAGAAATGCTTTTGGATATGGCGTATTTACCATTTCTATTCCCATGCGTGCCCGAGGAGCCAACCCCGAACTCCTAAAGCAATCTGGACTGAGTGATAACAAATGGGGTTTTTGTGCATTTTTTGATAAAGACCATGGTCTAGGCGGAAAAGATAGTCTTGCATGGATCGAGCAAATTCTGGCAGATCATCAAGTCACTAATGTTGATGGAGAAATCTGGCTGCAGACATTTCCAAGGGTGCTGGGCTATGTCTTTAATCCCGTAAGCTTTTGGATTTGTACGCGAGCAGATGGCAAAGTACAAGCCGTTTTAGCTGAGGTAAACAATACCTTTGGCGAGCGGCATTGTTACCTACTCCATAAGGATTCAGGCGAAGAATTATTCTCCGGAGAAACACTTACTAGTAAAAAAGTATTTCATGTTTCACCCTTTTGCGAAGTGCGTGGTGAATATCATTTCCGCTTTTTGTTTCCAAAAGATAGTAGCAGCGGAAAAAACAATGTCTGCCGAATAGAGCTTCACGAAGATGGACAACCCCTCATTAACACTAGCATTAGTGGTGTCAGTCGCCCATTAAGCCATGCCAACGTCATTTTGGCCCTCCTTCGTTATCCTTTAATGAGTCTAGGGGTGATATTGCGCATTCATTGGCAAGCATTGAAATTATGGGTAAAAGGTGTACCCTTTCACTCTAAGCCCAAACCACCAGAACTTGAAGTTAGCAGATGA
- a CDS encoding cyclopropane-fatty-acyl-phospholipid synthase family protein, translated as MTLPNGEKREFGNPSDALHADIQILEWSVFKEIMSHGDIGFAESFIQGKWNTPDLKALLELAIRNRTILEKAIYGNWYGSIFYRLKHWLRDNSKSGSRKNIHAHYDLGNAFYTLWLDPTMSYSSAWFSEGDKQSLADAQRAKIGRILDSLKTLPGDRILEIGCGWGGVMEECLRNQRAITGLTLSTEQKVFAEKRLLDVQAQLVNPPTFEVRLQDYRDCHEKFDGIASVEMFEAVGEKHWPEYFEAISQCLKFGGKACVQTIVIAEDLFDRYRRNTDFIQQYVFPGGMLPSRSSFKASAEKAGLQIEKEFSFGADYARTLCIWRDNFNSKLQEVRKLGFDEAFIRLWNFYLMYCAAGFTERNIDVVQFTLSHQTSTLSSNTQST; from the coding sequence ATGACGCTGCCCAATGGAGAAAAACGAGAATTTGGCAATCCAAGCGATGCGTTACATGCTGACATTCAGATTTTGGAATGGTCGGTATTTAAAGAGATCATGTCTCATGGTGATATTGGTTTTGCCGAAAGCTTTATTCAAGGCAAATGGAATACTCCTGATCTAAAAGCGCTCCTTGAATTAGCAATTCGCAATCGAACCATTTTGGAAAAAGCGATATACGGCAATTGGTATGGCTCCATTTTTTACCGCTTGAAACATTGGTTACGTGATAACAGCAAATCAGGAAGCCGTAAAAATATTCACGCGCACTATGACCTAGGCAATGCTTTTTATACGCTTTGGCTTGACCCCACCATGAGCTACTCAAGCGCTTGGTTCTCAGAGGGAGATAAACAATCCTTAGCTGATGCTCAGCGCGCGAAGATTGGACGTATTCTAGACTCCCTAAAAACACTGCCTGGGGATCGAATCTTGGAGATTGGCTGTGGCTGGGGTGGAGTTATGGAGGAGTGTCTTCGTAACCAAAGAGCCATTACTGGTCTCACCCTATCAACAGAACAAAAAGTGTTTGCTGAAAAACGCTTGTTGGATGTGCAGGCTCAATTAGTAAATCCGCCGACATTTGAAGTGCGCCTCCAAGATTATCGTGATTGCCACGAAAAATTCGATGGTATTGCCTCCGTTGAAATGTTTGAAGCAGTTGGTGAGAAGCATTGGCCAGAGTATTTTGAAGCAATTTCACAGTGCCTAAAATTTGGTGGCAAAGCCTGTGTTCAAACTATTGTGATTGCTGAAGATCTCTTTGATCGTTATCGCCGCAATACCGACTTCATTCAACAGTATGTCTTTCCAGGTGGCATGTTGCCATCTAGATCAAGCTTTAAAGCGAGCGCAGAAAAGGCGGGGCTTCAAATAGAAAAAGAGTTTTCCTTTGGCGCAGACTATGCAAGAACACTTTGCATATGGCGCGACAACTTTAATAGCAAATTACAAGAGGTGCGCAAATTAGGGTTTGATGAAGCCTTTATTCGCCTATGGAATTTCTATCTCATGTACTGCGCTGCTGGCTTTACTGAGCGTAATATCGATGTGGTGCAATTCACGTTAAGCCACCAAACTTCAACGTTATCTTCCAATACTCAAAGCACATGA
- a CDS encoding SDR family oxidoreductase, giving the protein MKQLGLDSFTDKRIWIIGASSGIGEACAKALLSKGANIALSSRRVERLNQVAATGKINQTLVIPLDVTDDRQFQDAYKIILDTWGGIDLLLFVSGVYIPLRADHFDINIARQTIDANLLGPMRAVALVTPEMVKAKSGHIAIVGSVAGYSGLPKALAYGPSKAAIINFCENLYYDLLPTGISVHMISPGFVATEATAKNDFEMPALISAEEAAQEILTGIQDGEFDIHFPKRFSRFLKFLRILPYPIYFWIVRRFVKI; this is encoded by the coding sequence ATGAAACAACTTGGTTTAGATAGCTTTACGGATAAAAGAATTTGGATTATCGGGGCTTCTAGCGGTATTGGTGAAGCGTGTGCCAAAGCATTACTGTCCAAGGGTGCCAACATTGCCCTATCGAGCAGAAGAGTTGAGCGACTAAACCAAGTTGCAGCTACTGGAAAGATTAACCAAACGCTTGTCATTCCATTGGATGTCACCGACGATAGGCAGTTTCAGGATGCTTACAAGATTATTCTAGACACCTGGGGAGGAATTGATCTCTTACTTTTTGTGTCTGGAGTATATATTCCACTGCGTGCAGATCACTTTGACATTAATATTGCAAGACAAACAATTGATGCAAATCTCTTAGGTCCTATGAGAGCAGTCGCATTAGTGACACCAGAAATGGTGAAGGCAAAATCTGGACACATTGCCATCGTTGGAAGTGTTGCAGGTTATAGTGGACTCCCAAAAGCCTTGGCTTATGGCCCAAGCAAGGCCGCTATCATTAATTTTTGCGAGAATTTATATTACGATCTCCTGCCAACAGGAATAAGCGTTCATATGATTTCGCCTGGATTTGTGGCGACAGAAGCAACCGCCAAAAATGACTTTGAAATGCCAGCACTCATCAGTGCTGAAGAGGCTGCTCAAGAAATTTTGACTGGGATTCAGGATGGTGAATTTGACATTCACTTTCCTAAAAGATTCTCTCGATTCTTAAAATTTCTGAGGATCCTGCCTTACCCAATCTATTTTTGGATTGTGCGTCGTTTTGTCAAAATTTAA
- a CDS encoding thiol:disulfide interchange protein DsbA/DsbL: MISYSKRFLTLLTLLSLSGFTFAQGQKIEEGFDYRVLPVPQPVETKGKVEVIEFFWYGCPHCYDFEPELSAWVKRQPKDVVFRRVPVAFRDDLLPHSQLFYALEAMGKGDALNDKVMYAIHKENKRLLTEPEIADWVASQGIDRNTFLTTYRSFAVVSKARAAKQLAEAYRIDGVPTIVMQGKYVTSPSIAGTKAKAIVVMDYLEEKIRKDKYKQ, from the coding sequence ATGATTTCATATAGCAAGCGATTCCTTACTTTATTGACATTACTTTCTTTGAGCGGATTTACATTTGCTCAAGGTCAAAAAATAGAAGAGGGCTTCGACTACCGAGTCTTACCAGTTCCCCAGCCTGTAGAAACCAAGGGAAAGGTTGAGGTCATTGAGTTCTTCTGGTATGGCTGTCCGCATTGTTACGATTTTGAGCCTGAACTTAGCGCCTGGGTAAAGCGACAGCCCAAGGATGTGGTGTTTCGGAGAGTTCCTGTAGCCTTTCGAGACGATCTTTTGCCGCATAGCCAATTGTTTTATGCTCTAGAGGCAATGGGCAAGGGAGATGCTTTGAATGACAAAGTGATGTATGCCATTCATAAAGAAAATAAGCGCCTTTTAACTGAGCCAGAGATTGCTGATTGGGTTGCTTCTCAGGGAATTGATCGCAACACGTTCTTGACTACTTACCGTTCATTTGCGGTGGTTTCTAAGGCGCGGGCAGCGAAGCAATTGGCTGAAGCGTATCGTATTGATGGCGTGCCAACCATTGTGATGCAAGGTAAGTACGTTACATCTCCTTCTATTGCTGGAACAAAGGCGAAGGCAATTGTAGTAATGGATTATCTAGAAGAAAAAATTCGTAAAGATAAATACAAGCAGTGA
- a CDS encoding SPOR domain-containing protein — MNIPNQQTGFLGRSNRIDSKNAQYGGTILGFILGLGAGLGIAFVIAFYLSKNTPQERPGMRAPSLPLTIKPAPTPVEGEGTAPAEPVDLNKPLQGKSPAPPATDPIGDLVNGKKSADKPADAPSSAKSDVIYFLQVGAFVKRSDADAQKANLAIQGIQAQLSEVTSDGNTLWRVRVGPYNTAEESNPVRDKLSGMGIKPTLIKSSKS; from the coding sequence ATGAATATACCGAATCAACAAACTGGCTTCCTTGGACGCTCTAACCGCATTGATAGCAAGAATGCTCAATACGGCGGCACTATCCTAGGTTTTATATTGGGTTTAGGTGCTGGTCTTGGAATCGCATTTGTCATCGCTTTTTATCTTTCCAAAAATACCCCCCAGGAGAGGCCTGGCATGCGCGCACCTAGTTTGCCGCTGACTATTAAGCCCGCTCCCACACCAGTTGAAGGTGAAGGGACTGCTCCTGCCGAACCAGTCGATTTAAATAAACCACTTCAAGGCAAATCGCCAGCTCCTCCTGCTACTGATCCAATTGGTGATTTAGTGAATGGCAAAAAATCTGCTGATAAACCTGCAGATGCACCCTCTAGCGCGAAATCAGATGTAATTTATTTCTTACAGGTCGGTGCATTTGTAAAGCGATCAGATGCGGATGCACAAAAAGCTAACTTAGCCATCCAAGGAATTCAAGCGCAATTAAGTGAAGTCACTAGTGATGGCAATACACTTTGGCGTGTGCGTGTTGGACCCTACAACACTGCTGAAGAAAGTAACCCAGTTCGGGATAAATTGAGTGGCATGGGTATTAAACCAACTTTAATTAAATCTAGTAAATCATGA